The stretch of DNA TCCTTGGCCACCACATCAAGCCAAGCGGTGCGCGGCTCGGCGCCGATGAAGCAGCACAGCCGGTCGGCGTTCACCGTCTCCTTCTCACCGCTCTGCTTGTTGAGCAGCACCAGCCCCGTGAGGTGGTTGTCCTCGCCGAGCGTGTCGACGACCTCGGTACACACCCGGACGTTGATGTTGTCGTTCTTCTCGATCTGCTGGATCAAGTAGTAGGACATCGACGCCTCGAGTGACGGCCCTCGCACAAGCAGGGTCACCGATTTCGCCGTCTTCGACATGAACATCGCGGCCTGGCCTGCCGAGTTCGCGCCGCCGACGATGTACACGTCCTCGCCCGCGCATTCAGTGGAGTCCGACACCGATGCGCCGTAGTACACGCCGCGGCCGATGTAGTTGCAGGCGCCGTCGTCGGGGTCGTCCCAACACCCGGGGACGCCCTGCAGCTGGCGGTAGGAAACGCCGGTGGCGAGGATGACCGCCTGCGCAGCGATGGTGCTGCCGTCGGCGAATTCGATCGTGCGCGCCGTGCCGCTGTCACCGGCGTGCAGCTTGACGGCCTTACGGGTGGTGATGACCTCCGCGCCGAAGCGCTCGGCCTGGCGGCGTGCCGACGTGGTCAGCTCGGCGCCAGAAACGCCCATCTCGAAGCCGAGATAGTTCTCGATCCTCGAGCTGCGACCGGCCTGTCCACCCGTCGTGGTCTCCTCGATCAGCACGGTCTTCAGGCCCTCCGAGGCGCCGTACACCGCGGCAGCGAGGCCGGCCGGTCCGCCACCGATGACCGCGAGTTCGTACATCTCCAGCGACGGGGTGGTGGACAGCCCGAGCATGCCGGCCAGGTCTTCATCGGTCGGCTCGACCAACGTCTCGCCCTGTTCGGTGATGACGACTGGCAGCTGGAAGCCGTCCAGGCCCGCCGCGTCCAGCAGTTGCTTGCCCTTGGGCTCGTCGGCCGTGAAAGAACGGAACGAGTGCTGGTTGCGGGCCAGGAACTGGCGCACCTGCCACGACCGTTCGTTCCAGCGGTGCCCGATCACCTTGGTGTGCGGGATCGCGCGGTCGCCGGTGGCGTGCCACGCCTCGAGCAGCCCGTCGACCACCGGGTACAACTTCTCTTCGGGCGGGTCCCAGGGCTTGAGCAGGTAGTGGTCCAGGTCGACGACGTTGATCGCGTCGATCGCGGCGTGGGTGTCGGCATACGCCGTCAACAGCACCCGGCGCGCGAGGGGGTAAATGTCCATTGCCTCTTCGAGGAACTCGATGCCGCTCATCTGCGGCATCCGGTAGTCGGCGACGAACACGGCGACGGTGTCACCACGCAACTTGAGTTCGTTGAGGGTTTCCAGGGCATCGGGGCCCGACTCGGCCCGGACGATGCGGTAGCGGTCGCCGTAGTGGCGCCGCAGGTCGCGCGCGACGGCGCGGGACACCGCGGGGTCGTCGTCGACAGTCAGTATTACGGGTTTTCGGGGAGCAGAGACCGGTGCAGTCATCGGTTATCAGTATGCTCCCGTCGTCCAGCGGTTATTGGGCCACCTTGGATGCGATTACCTGGTACTTCGGCGATTTTGGGGCACGCCGCCGAGCAGGTAGTATGGACCAACGGTGCGGCTTCCGCGCCGGCTCTTGCGTGCTCTCTGCGATCGGAATTGCTGGAATTTCTGGCTACAGGTCCACGTTTTGTAGTCGGTCGAAAAGCTGCGCCAGCAAGGCGCCAACGATCTACAGGACACGGAGGATCTCCGAAAGATAATGGCCAAGAAAGACGGTGCCATCGAGGTCGAGGGCCGCGTGGTCGAGCCCCTGCCCAATGCGATGTTCCGCATTGAGCTGGAGAACGGACACAAGGTGCTTGCCCACATCAGCGGCAAGATGCGGCAGCACTACATCCGCATCCTGCCCGAGGACCGCGTCGTGGTGGAGTTGTCTCCCTACGACCTGTCCCGGGGCCGCATCGTTTATCGGTACAAGTAAGACGACACAGAGAACAGGATCGACCGAGCCGTGAAGGTGAACCCGAGCGTAAAGCCCATCTGCGACAAGTGCAGGGTGATCCGTCGGCATGGGCGGGTCATGGTGATCTGCTCAGATCCGCGCCACAAGCAGAGACAAGGCTGAGTCGGCGATGAGCGCTGGCGCGAAGATCAGATAGTCGCGTTTCCGCTCGACCCAACCCGCCCTCCTCGGATCGCGACCGACAACTTAATGACGAAATCCCAGTACCACTGAGCGGATTGGCCGCTCACCACGTCCGGCACGGAGGCCGGACCCCATCAGATGAGGGAACGGACTGGGACCAGACCTCCGCATAGAAGAAGGAACACCGCCTGATGGCACGCCTCGTGGGCGTCGATCTCCCGCGCGATAAGCGCATGGAGATCGCCCTGACCTACATCTACGGCATCGGCCGTACCCGCTCCCAGGAGATCCTGGAAGCCACCGGCATCGACCGGAACCTGCGCACCAAGGACCTGACCGACGATCAGGTCACCCAGCTGCGCGACTACATCGAAGGCAACCTCAAGGTCGAGGGCGACCTGCGCCGTGAGGTCCAGGCCGACATTCGCCGCAAGATCGAGATCGGCTGCTACCAGGGCCTGCGGCACCGCCGCGGCCTGCCGGTGCGCGGCCAGCGGACCAAGACCAATGCGCGCACCCGCAAGGGCCCGAAGCGCACCATCGCCGGCAAGAAGAAGGCCAGGTAAGTAGATGCCACCAGCAAAAAAGGGTGCCGCTGCTCCTAAGAAGGGGCAGAAGACCCGCCGCAGGGAAAAGAAGAACGTCCCGCACGGCGCCGCGCACATCAAGAGCACGTTCAACAACACGATCGTTTCGATCACCGACCCGCAGGGCAACGTCATCGCCTGGGCGTCGTCGGGTCACGTCGGCTTCAAGGGTTCGCGCAAGTCGACCCCGTTCGCCGCGCAGCTGGCCGCCGAGAACGCCGCCCGCAAGGCGCAGGAGCACGGCGTGAAGAAGGTCGACGTGTTCGTGAAGGGCCCGGGTTCGGGCCGTGAGACCGCCATCCGGTCGCTGCAGGCCGCCGGCCTCGAGGTCGGCGCCATTTCCGACGTCACGCCGCAGCCGCACAACGGCTGCCGTCCGCCCAAGCGGCGCCGGGTCTAGAAGGAGACAGACTTATGGCTCGTTACACCGGACCTGCCACCCGCAAGTCGCGTCGCCTCGGCGTCGACCTGGTCGGTGGCGATCAGTCGTTCGAGAAGCGTCCCTACCCGCCCGGTCAGCATGGCCGCGCCCGGGTCAAGGAAAGCGAATACCGTCAGCAGCTGCAGGAGAAGCAGAAGGCTCGCTTCACCTACGGCGTGATGGAAAAGCAGTTCCGCAAGTACTACGAAGAGGCCGTGCGCCGTCCCGGCAAGACGGGTGAGGAACTGCTGCAGATCCTTGAAAGCCGGTTGGACAACGTGATCTACCGTTCCGGCCTGGCCCGGACCCGCCGGATGGCGCGTCAGCTGGTCAGCCACGGTCACTTCACCGTCAACGGCGTGAAGGTCAACATCCCCAGCTACCGGGTGTCGCAGTACGACATCATCGACATCAAGGACAAGTCGCTCAACACGCTGCCTTTCGAGGTGGCGCGCGAGACCGCTGGCGACCGTCCGATCCCGGGTTGGTTGCAGGTTGTTGGCGAGCGCCAGCGCGTGCTGGTGCACCAGCTGCCCGAGCGCGCGCAGATCGACGTGCCGCTCACCGAGCAGCTGATCGTCGAGTTCTACTCGAAGTAACGACTTCTGCCGCGGCAACCGTCGCGGGAGAAACCCAACGGCATCAAATAGCGGGTGCCGAGGAGGAGAAGAAGAAAAATGCTGATTTCTCAGCGACCCACACTGTCCGAAGAAGTCAAGTCGGAGAACCGGTCCCAGTTCGTCATTGAGCCGCTGGAGCCCGGATTCGGTTACACGCTTGGCAATTCGCTTCGGCGCACGCTGCTGTCGTCCATCCCGGGCGCGGCGGTCACCAGCATCCGCATCGACGGTGTGCTGCACGAGTTCACCACTGTCCCAGGTGTGAAGGAAGACGTCACCGACATCATCCTGAACCTCAAGGGTCTGGTCGTGTCGTCCGAAGAGGACGAGCCGGTCACCATGTACCTGCGCAAGCAGGGCCCGGGTGAGGTCACCGCGGGGGACATCGTCCCGCCTGCCGGTGTGACAGTGCACAACCCGGAGATGCACATAGCGACGCTGAACGACAAGGGCAAACTCGAGGTCGAGCTCGTCGTCGAGCGCGGCCGTGGCTACGTGCCTGCCGTGCAGAACAAGGCGTCCGGCGCCGAAATCGGCCGTATCCCAGTCGATTCCATCTACTCGCCGGTGCTCAAGGTCACCTACAAGGTGGAGGCCACCCGTGTCGAGCAGCGTACCGACTTCGACAAGCTGATTCTCGACGTCGAGACCAAGAATTCGATCACCGCTCGCGACGCGCTCGCGTCGGCGGGCAAGACGCTGGTCGAATTGTTCGGTCTGGCACGCGAACTCAACGTCGAGGCCGAGGGCATCGAGATCGGGCCGTCGCCGGCCGAGGCCGACCACATCGCCAGCTTCGCGCTGCCGATCGACGACCTCGACCTCACGGTGCGGTCCTACAACTGCCTCAAGCGCGAGGGTGTGCACACGGTGGGCGAGCTCGTCGCCCGCACGGAGTCCGATCTGCTGGACATCCGCAACTTCGGCCAGAAGTCCATCGATGAGGTGAAGATCAAGCTGCACCAGTTGGGTCTGTCGCTCAAGGACAGCCCGGCCACGTTTGATCCGTCCGAGGTCGCCGGTTACGACGTTGCCACCGGCACCTGGAACAGCGACGCCGGCTACGACCTGGACGACAACCAGGACTACGCCGAAACCGAACAGCTCTAGAGAAAACCCGTCCCGGTCCTACCTGATACGGGGACCGGCCCCAATTAGGAGTAGCAATGCCCAAGCCCACCAAGGGTCCTCGCCTCGGCGGGTCGTCCTCACACCAGAAGGCGCTGTTGGCCAACCTGGCCACGTCGCTCTTCGAGCACGGCCGGATCAAGACGACCGAGCCCAAGGCTCGGGCGTTGCGCCCCTATGCGGAGAAGCTCATCACCCACGCCAAGAAGGGTGCGCTGCACAATCGGCGCGAGGTGATGAAGAAGATCCGCGACAAGGACGTGGTCCACGCGCTGTTCGCCGAGATCGCACCGTTCTACGCCGACCGCGAGGGCGGCTACACCCGCATCATCAAGGTGGAGGCACGCAAGGGCGACAACGCCCCGATGGCCGTCATCGAGTTGGTGCGCGAGAAGACGGTGACTTCGGAGGCCAACCGTGCCCGCCGTGCAGCGGGCTCGAAGAAGGCAGCACCTGCGAAGGCGGTGGCGGCCGACGAGGTTGTCGCCGATGCTCCCGCCGAGGAAACCGTTGACGAGGTCAAGGCGGAAGACGCTGCCATCGAGGACGCTCAGACCGCCGAGGCGGCCGAAGAGGTTGCCGAAGCTGAAGCCGAGGACAAGGCCGACGACGCCAAGTAGTGAAGCTGTGAACGAACCCGCCATCGATTCCGGTGGCGGGTTTGTTCGTCTTCGGCTCGATATCGCTTACGACGGAACCGAATTCGCTGGATGGGCGGTTCAGGCCGGCCAGCGGACCGTGGCCGGTGTTCTCGACGAGGCGCTATCGACGGTGTTCCGGGTACCGGTGGTCCTGCGCGCGGCTGGCCGCACCGACGCAGGTGTGCATGCGACGGGTCAGGTCGCTCACGTTGACGTGCCCGCCGATGCGTTAGTGCATGGCTACCCCCGCACCAGCCGCGAGGGCGACAGTGAGTTCTTGCCGCTCGTGCGACGGCTCGGGCGGTTCTTGCCTGCAGATGTACGTGTCGTCGACATAGACCGTGCCGCAGCGGGTTTCGACGCTCGGTTCTCGGCGTTGCGTCGCCATTACGTCTATCGGATCTCGACCGCGCCGTACGGCGTTGAGCCGCAGGAGGCGCGCTTCGTGACGGCATGGCCGAGGCCGCTCGACGTCGACGCGATGTCGGCCGCGTCCCGAAACCTGGTGGGGCTGCACAACTTCGCCGCGTTCTGCCGTCACCGTGAGGGCGCCACGACGATTCGCGATCTGCAGCGGCTGGACTGGTCCCGCGACGGCGACCGCGTCACCGCATACGTCAGCGCAGACGCGTTCTGCTGGTCGATGGTGCGGTCATTGGTCGGTGCCCTGCTGGCGGTCGGCGAACATCGACGCGAACCTGGTTGGTGCGCAGGGCTGTTGACGTCGACCCAGAGATCAAGCGATTTCGCCGGAGCGCCCCCGCAGGGCCTGACCCTCGTCGGCGTCGACTACCCTCCCGACGACCAACTCGAGGCGCGCACGAAGGTCACGCGCGAACTCCGGGTGGTCGACTAGATCCGGCCAGCGACGAAGTCGGCGGCCTGATTCGCCATGCCGGCGCTGATGTAGGCGCTGGCGAGGTGGGCAGGCCAGTTGTCTTGCCACGTGTCGGGGTCGGCAGGGTTGCAGATCGGGTCGGCGCCGTGGCACAACTCGATGGTCCGCTCGCTGTAGAGGGGGTTGAAGTTCGTGATCGGCCCTACCCACGCGGATCCGTTGCCGAACAGCGCGACCGCAGCGATGTGGGTATCCGCGCCGTCCGGCAACGGGTTCTTGAAGCCGAAGAAGTTGAACGGCAACGCAAGGACGACGTCGGTGACGGCCGCGCCCAGCGAGTAGCCGCCCAGCACCAAGCGGGTATCGGGGCAGTTGTTCATCATCGACTGGATGTGTGCGCTCATGTCGTTGGCGCCGACGTCGATCTGATTGTCGGCGGGATACTGCACCGCGTAGACGCCGATGTTCTTGTTCGTCTTCGAACGCAGCGCGCTGATGAACGCGTTTCCGAGGACACCGACACCCGGCGACTCGAGTCGGCCGCGGGCGAAGACGACCTCGACCGCCGGGCAGGCGGCAGACGCCGACGGGACGGCACCCGGCACCGGCACTGCGGTCGATGCGATCAGCCCGGCAGCGGCCAGAACCACTGCAGCGGCAACGAATGCGATTCGACGGGTCCACCGAGCGTCAAGATCAATCCCCACTTGGGCGATCCTAACGGAATGCTGTGAGCGTAGCCGTCAATTTGTTGCAGCCCTAGAGCAGGCCCGCGGCGAAACCGGCCGCCTGGCTGGTCGGCCCGCCCACATAGGAGCGGTGGGAAGCCAAGCTCTCACCGTTGGTCTGGCAGATCGGGTCACCGCCGTTGCACAAGTCGATGGACCTGCCACCCCACACCGGGCTGACCGTGAGGGGCAGGCCAAGTTTGGCGGACGGATTGCCGAATACCGCGATGGCCGCGACATGGTCGGGCACGTTGGGCGGTAGCGGGTTGTTGAAGCCGATGACGGGGATCGGCACCGCGCTGATGACGTCGATCACGGCGGCGCCCTGCGAGTAACCGCCCAGCACCAGCCTGGTGTTGGGGCAGTTGTCTGCCATGAACTGGATGTGGCCGCTGGCGTCATTGGCCCCGTCGGCCGCGGCCAGGAAGTCGAAACTCGCGGGGTAGTTCACCGCATATGCGCCGACGGACCTACCGGCGACCTTGCTGCGCAAGGAGTCGACGAACGCGCCGCCGACATTCCCAAGGCCTGGGGCGTCATTGGTGCCGCGGGCGAAGACCACCTCGATGTCGGGACAGTCGTCGGCCGATGCGACGCCGATTGGCATTGGCGACACCGCTGGTGCGATGAGGGCGGCGGAAGCACTCAGAACGGCAGCCGCCGACGCGGTGATCGAGTGGCGAATTCGATTCGAAGGCACACCGAATTTTAGCGGCTAGGCAGGCTAAATTATGCGCGCGACATAGTTGGCGGCCTGATCTGTCAGGCCTGCGCTCACATAATCGCTGTGAGCGAACGGATTGCGGCCACGCGAGCAGATCGGATCGCCGTCCTTGCACAAGTCGATCGCCCGGCCTCCGAACACGGAGCTCGTGATCGGATTGCTGAACTTCGTCGCAGGGTTGCCGAACACCGCGACGGCGGCGACATTCTGGACCAGGTTGCTCGCAAGTGGGGGTGCCGAACCGATCTCGCCGATCTTGTTACCAAGCGGCGGAATGCCGGCCAGCATGTCGACGACCGCGGCGCCTTGCGAATATCCGCCGAGCACCAGCTTCGTCGACGGGCAGGAGGCAGCCATGGTCGCGATGCGGGTGGCCGCGTCATTGGCGCCGTCTGCTGCGGCGAGGAAGTCGTAGCTCGCGGGGTAGTTGACGGCGTAGGTGGTGAGGGTGCGACCGCCCACCAACCCTCGCAGCGTGTCAGCGAATGCCTGGCCGGGGTTTCCGAGGCCGGGTGCGTCGTTGGTGCCGCGGGCGAAGATGACCTCGATGTCGGGGCATGGATCCGCGGCCGCTGACGGGGCGACGGCGAGGGGAGTGGCCGCGCAAACCACGGCCGCGGTGATTGCGGCCAGCCGGCCTGACATCTTGAGCAAAGTCACGCGGGTCATCTTCACATATCTAGATCAGCTGCGGCGAACCGTTTCGTTACACGGCAGACTTTCCGCCAGCGTCAATTCGGCCAGCTTCTCGGTCCGGTCTCCCTGCCGAGCCAGTGCCAGCCCGACGAGGACGACGGCGCCGCCGATCGCCTGCGTCAGCGTCACTGCCTCGCCCAGCAAAACCCAGGCGGCCAGCACGGCGAACATCACCTCGGAGAGGCCGACGAGTGACGCGAACCGCGGCTGCAACCGAGCGATGCCCATGATGCCGAGGGTGTAGGCGATCGCGGTCGGAATCAGCGCCAGGGCGATGACGGGCACCAGCCACGACGTCGTCCACCCCGCGACGACGGCCTCGTTGGTGGTGAACGTCAGCGGCATCACCCCGGTGGCACCGAGCGCCGCGACCGCCGCCGCGCCGACAACAAGCCCTGCGGTCGCCAGCGTGATCGGGTCCAGGCCGTCCCCGTCGGTTGCGACCGAGGAGGACATCAGGAAGTAGCAAGCGGCGCACACGGCGGCGGCCAGCGCCCAGCTCACACCGACAAGGTTGATATGAGCGCCCGCAAAGACATTGAGTACCAACATGATTCCGGCGATTGCCAGTGCGACACCGGTCAATGTCAAGCCGCTCGGCTTGCGACGAGTGCTGGCCCAGACCCAACCGACCACCAGGATCGGGGCGGTGTACTCGAGCCAACGGGACCGCACAGTTCTGTCTTCGTTTGCACATGCAACAGGGCGCTGCCGAAACAGCCGCGGTCAACGACGGCTCGTACCCGACGAATTAGCGTTGTGCCAGCGGGCGTGCTGCGTCCGAGGGGGATCAGATGGGTGAATCGTTTATCGATTACCCCGATCGGCTGCTGAGAGGGGCAATTGGCGCAACGGCCGGGCTCGCCGTGATTGTCGGTGCCCATCTTTTCCAACCGGGGACCATGCGGGATGAGGTCACCGAGGTTTCCAATATGGGGACTTCGAGCCGAAGCCCACCGCATCTTTGGCCGACGTGCCTAGGAGCCGAGCGTCCTCCGCTGCGCGGACTCAGCACTCGCAGGCAACCCCGTCGCCATCGCGGTCCAGCTTCGGCAAATACCAGGGAGAATCCTGGGTGATGTTGCAGACGCCGTCTGCCTTGGCTTGGCTGCAGTTGCTATATGGACCTGATGCCGATGCAATTGGAGCTAACCCGATTGCAGCCGCAGCGACGAGGAACAGGGCAGAACCGAAAGTACGAAACATCTTCACTCCGTTGTGATATTGAAGTGTGGGGGACGGTCCAGAACAACTCGGGAGTCCGTCACAGGCGAAGCTATGTTGATTCTTTCCGCAACGAATCAGGTGTTTCCCTATGTTTGCTATCGCCGGATTCTGCCCTAAGGTCGTGCGGACGCAGAAATAGCAGCCCTCATGCAGAAAACGGCGCGGGAAAGGCCATTAGGCCCTGCCCCGGACCGGCGAGACTGGGTTATGGTGGCGGCCACGCATGCGAGGAGCGTGATTGCCGGTGGGTTTGTCAAAGACTTCGGGCGGCCGGGCAGCAGCCCGGCTGTCGTCCTCGTCGCTGCGCGCTGTCCATGAGCTCTTCGTCTCTGGCCAGGTCGATCTCGATTCCACGCCGTTGCGTCGTGTGGTCGCCGAGAGCTGGCGGCGCAGTCTGGCCACCGGGGTCGATCCCGACTTCGGCGGCGCACGACCTGCCGCTGAAATCGCACTGGAACGCATGCGCGCGTCACATCCGCTCGCACCAGCTCTTCCCGTCATCCGCCGCCTGCTTGTCGAAGACGCCACCGACGCCGGCGTCGTCGTCGCCGTGACCGCGGCCGACGGCACATTGCTATGGGTCGAGGGCGACCTGAAAGCCTGCCGCAAGGCTGAGCGGATGAATTTCGTGCCCGGCGCCGACTGGAGTGAGCGCGGCGCAGGCACCAACGCGCCGGGCACCGCACTCGCCCTCGACGCCGAACTTCAGATCCGCGGCACCGAGCACTTCTCACGCGTCGTCCAGCAGTGGAGCTGCACCGCGGTGCCGGTGCACGACCCCGCTACCGGCGTGCTCATCGGCGCGATCGACCTCACCGGCGGTACCCAGGTCGCCTCGGCGCAGACCCTGGCCTTGGTCCGCGCGACCGCCGTCGCGGTCGAAAACCACCTCGCCCTGCTGCGGCTCAACCAGCCCAAAGCCGAGCCGACGACCACACGCCTGACCGTGCTCGGCGCCGATCGCCCGCGCTGGCACACCGAACTCGACACCAGCGCGCTGACCGGTCGGCACGCCGACATCCTGGTCCTGCTCGCTCGCCACCCCGAGGGCCTGAGCGCTGATCACCTCGCGATGCTGCTCGACGACAAGGACCTCGACGTGGTGACGATCCGAGCCGAGATGTCGCGGCTGCGCCGCGTGATCGGCGCTGGATACATCGACTCCCGGCCGTACCGGTTGCTCAAGCCGATCACCAGCGACTACGACGACGTGCGCGAGGCACTCCACGTCGGCGACGTCGACCACGTACTGACGCATTACACCGGAGAACTGCTACCGCAGTCGGTATCGCCAGGTATTGCGCGGCTTCGTACCGAGCTCAGCGCGAGTGTGCGCGGCGCCGTCCTGGCGTCGGGAAACCTTGCGCTGCTTCGTCGTTGGCTCGATCTGCCTGAGGGGCGCGACGACCGCGATTGCTGGCGGGTGTTGTACAACCACTCGGCGCCAGGCTCGATCGTGCGCGCGCAGGCGCGCGGTCACCTCGCCGGGCTGGATCTAGACCTGGCCTAGCTGGCCGACGGTTGCAACGTCGTGCAACCGTGCTGCAACGGTGCGAAACCTACCTTCAGTGACGTCCGACACATATTCGTCGCGAAGCTAGGAGAAGCCCATGACCGTGTACGCCCGACCGGGTACCGAACGCTCGGTGATGTCGTTCAAGTCCCGGTACGAGAACTACATCGGCGGGCAGTGGGTAGCGCCCACCGCTGGCCGGTACTTCGAGAACGCCAGCCCGGTCAACGGTTTGCCGTTCTGCGAGATCCCCCGCTCCGATGAGGCCGACATCGAGAAGGCGCTCGATGCCGCCCACGCCGCCGCGCCGGCCTGGGGCAAAACGACGGCAGCCGAACGGGCGGTGATCCTCAACAAGATCGCCGACCGCATCCAGGAGAACCTCGAATCGATCGCCGTCGCCGAGTCATGGGACAACGGCAAGCCAGTACGTGAGACGCTGAACGCCGATATCCCGTTAGCCATCGACCATTTCCGGTACTTCGCCGGTGCCATCCGCGCGCAGGAGGGGTCGCTGTCGCAGATCGACGACGAAACCGTCGCCTACCACTTCCACGAACCCCTTGGCGTCGTCGGCCAGATCATCCCGTGGAACTTTCCTATCCTGATGGCCACCTGGAAGCTGGCGCCGGCGATCGCGGCGGGAAATGCCGTGGTGCTCAAGCCAGCTGAGCAGACGCCGGCCTCGATCCTGTACTTGTTCGAACTGATCGGTGATCTGCTGCCGCCCGGCGTGGTGAACATCGTCAACGGGTTCGGCCTCGAGGCGGGCAAGCCGCTTGCGTCGTCGAAGCGGATCTCCAAGATCGCGTTTACCGGTGAGACCACCACCGGTCGGCTGATCATGCAATACGCATCGCAGAACCTGATCCCCGTCACGCTGGAGCTGGGCGGCAAGAGCCCGAACATCTTCTTCAACGACGTTATGGCCCAGCACGACGACTACCAGGACAAGGCGCTCGAAGGGTTCACCATGTTCGCCCTCAACCAGGGCGAGGTCTGCACATGTCCGTCCCGCAGCCTGATTCAGGCCGACATCTTCGATGAGTTCCTTGAACTGGCCGCGATCCGCACGAAGGCGGTCCGGCAGGGTGACCCGCTGGACACCGAGACGATGATCGGCGCGCAGGCATCGGAGGACCAGATGGAAAAGATCCTGTCCTACATCGACATCGGCAAGAGGGACGGCGCAAAGCTCGTCACCGGCGGCCACCGCGCCGAACTCGGCGGCGATCTGGGCGGCGGATATTACGTCACCCCAACGGTTTTCACCGGAACCAACGATATGCGCATCTTCCAGGAGGAGATCTTCGGCCCGGTGGTGGCGGTGACGTCGTTCACCGACTACGACGACGCGATCAACATCGCCAATGACACGCTCTACGGCCTTGGTGCAGGGGTGTGGAGCCGCGACGGCAACGTCGCCTACCGAGCGGGCCGCGACATCAAGGCCGGCCGGGTGTGGACCAACTGCTACCACGCATATCCCGCGCACGCTGCGTTCGGCGGCTACAAGCAGTCGGGCATCGGCCGTGAGACCCACAAGATGATGCTCGACCACTACCAGCAGACCAAGAACCTGCTCGTCTCCTACAGCAACAAGGCCCAAGGCTTCTTCTGACAAGCGCTTGCGCGAGGAAACAAGTACCTGAGAGCCGGGACCAAAGACCCTTCAACAAAACCACTTTCACGATTGGAATGATGAAATGACCCAAACCCTTGGCGCTCACACAGCGTCCGACGTCACCGAGAGCATGCGCGCAGCCGTCGTCACCGAATTCGGCGGACCCCTACAGGTCGAAGACCTCGACCTGCCAACGCCGGGCTACGGCGAGGCATTGGTCAAACTCGAGACCTCCGGTGTGTGCCACACCGATCTCCATGCCGCGCACGGAGATTGGCCCGTCAAGCCGCGACCGCCGTTCATCCCCGGCCATGAGGGCTACGGCACCGTCGTGGCAGTCGGCGAGGGCGTCGACGACCTCGAGGTCGGCGACAAGGTTGGCA from Mycobacterium sp. JS623 encodes:
- the rpsM gene encoding 30S ribosomal protein S13, translating into MARLVGVDLPRDKRMEIALTYIYGIGRTRSQEILEATGIDRNLRTKDLTDDQVTQLRDYIEGNLKVEGDLRREVQADIRRKIEIGCYQGLRHRRGLPVRGQRTKTNARTRKGPKRTIAGKKKAR
- the truA gene encoding tRNA pseudouridine(38-40) synthase TruA, producing the protein MNEPAIDSGGGFVRLRLDIAYDGTEFAGWAVQAGQRTVAGVLDEALSTVFRVPVVLRAAGRTDAGVHATGQVAHVDVPADALVHGYPRTSREGDSEFLPLVRRLGRFLPADVRVVDIDRAAAGFDARFSALRRHYVYRISTAPYGVEPQEARFVTAWPRPLDVDAMSAASRNLVGLHNFAAFCRHREGATTIRDLQRLDWSRDGDRVTAYVSADAFCWSMVRSLVGALLAVGEHRREPGWCAGLLTSTQRSSDFAGAPPQGLTLVGVDYPPDDQLEARTKVTRELRVVD
- the infA gene encoding translation initiation factor IF-1 translates to MAKKDGAIEVEGRVVEPLPNAMFRIELENGHKVLAHISGKMRQHYIRILPEDRVVVELSPYDLSRGRIVYRYK
- a CDS encoding DNA-directed RNA polymerase subunit alpha, which translates into the protein MLISQRPTLSEEVKSENRSQFVIEPLEPGFGYTLGNSLRRTLLSSIPGAAVTSIRIDGVLHEFTTVPGVKEDVTDIILNLKGLVVSSEEDEPVTMYLRKQGPGEVTAGDIVPPAGVTVHNPEMHIATLNDKGKLEVELVVERGRGYVPAVQNKASGAEIGRIPVDSIYSPVLKVTYKVEATRVEQRTDFDKLILDVETKNSITARDALASAGKTLVELFGLARELNVEAEGIEIGPSPAEADHIASFALPIDDLDLTVRSYNCLKREGVHTVGELVARTESDLLDIRNFGQKSIDEVKIKLHQLGLSLKDSPATFDPSEVAGYDVATGTWNSDAGYDLDDNQDYAETEQL
- the rplQ gene encoding 50S ribosomal protein L17; translated protein: MPKPTKGPRLGGSSSHQKALLANLATSLFEHGRIKTTEPKARALRPYAEKLITHAKKGALHNRREVMKKIRDKDVVHALFAEIAPFYADREGGYTRIIKVEARKGDNAPMAVIELVREKTVTSEANRARRAAGSKKAAPAKAVAADEVVADAPAEETVDEVKAEDAAIEDAQTAEAAEEVAEAEAEDKADDAK
- the rpsD gene encoding 30S ribosomal protein S4, giving the protein MARYTGPATRKSRRLGVDLVGGDQSFEKRPYPPGQHGRARVKESEYRQQLQEKQKARFTYGVMEKQFRKYYEEAVRRPGKTGEELLQILESRLDNVIYRSGLARTRRMARQLVSHGHFTVNGVKVNIPSYRVSQYDIIDIKDKSLNTLPFEVARETAGDRPIPGWLQVVGERQRVLVHQLPERAQIDVPLTEQLIVEFYSK
- the rpsK gene encoding 30S ribosomal protein S11; translated protein: MPPAKKGAAAPKKGQKTRRREKKNVPHGAAHIKSTFNNTIVSITDPQGNVIAWASSGHVGFKGSRKSTPFAAQLAAENAARKAQEHGVKKVDVFVKGPGSGRETAIRSLQAAGLEVGAISDVTPQPHNGCRPPKRRRV
- the rpmJ gene encoding 50S ribosomal protein L36, which gives rise to MKVNPSVKPICDKCRVIRRHGRVMVICSDPRHKQRQG
- a CDS encoding cutinase family protein, producing MGIDLDARWTRRIAFVAAAVVLAAAGLIASTAVPVPGAVPSASAACPAVEVVFARGRLESPGVGVLGNAFISALRSKTNKNIGVYAVQYPADNQIDVGANDMSAHIQSMMNNCPDTRLVLGGYSLGAAVTDVVLALPFNFFGFKNPLPDGADTHIAAVALFGNGSAWVGPITNFNPLYSERTIELCHGADPICNPADPDTWQDNWPAHLASAYISAGMANQAADFVAGRI
- a CDS encoding FAD-dependent oxidoreductase — encoded protein: MTAPVSAPRKPVILTVDDDPAVSRAVARDLRRHYGDRYRIVRAESGPDALETLNELKLRGDTVAVFVADYRMPQMSGIEFLEEAMDIYPLARRVLLTAYADTHAAIDAINVVDLDHYLLKPWDPPEEKLYPVVDGLLEAWHATGDRAIPHTKVIGHRWNERSWQVRQFLARNQHSFRSFTADEPKGKQLLDAAGLDGFQLPVVITEQGETLVEPTDEDLAGMLGLSTTPSLEMYELAVIGGGPAGLAAAVYGASEGLKTVLIEETTTGGQAGRSSRIENYLGFEMGVSGAELTTSARRQAERFGAEVITTRKAVKLHAGDSGTARTIEFADGSTIAAQAVILATGVSYRQLQGVPGCWDDPDDGACNYIGRGVYYGASVSDSTECAGEDVYIVGGANSAGQAAMFMSKTAKSVTLLVRGPSLEASMSYYLIQQIEKNDNINVRVCTEVVDTLGEDNHLTGLVLLNKQSGEKETVNADRLCCFIGAEPRTAWLDVVAKDDHGFILSGPDLKDVAGWTLDRPPHHLETSVPGVFVAGDVRAESAKRVAAAVGEGSMAVMLVHRYLADA